From the genome of Perca fluviatilis chromosome 1, GENO_Pfluv_1.0, whole genome shotgun sequence, one region includes:
- the pcm1 gene encoding pericentriolar material 1 protein isoform X2 produces the protein MATGGTPLDDSAEELHNWTVTNGSLEDRLNNLDWGVQQKKANRSSEKNKKKLSAVVVESRLTNDISPESTPGASRRRARTPHSFPHIKYTTQMSVPDQAELDKLRQRINFTDLDERSIGSDCQGRATAANNQRQFAGENKKAYNFLPLHVNTNKSKEQLHPSSSAPATPAITKETKKQSPGLRDTLTPLVPTKETPRLSRGGTERGSLAHREYGREELRIDSSQVVSKLVQIREYISKASSMRDDLVEKNDVPANVERLSHLIDHLKEQEKSYLRFLQKMLTRENDEDDVGTLDSAVGSGSLAESTSLNIEVRSSDASNATGGRPETVRADQKEELENLRKQHELLKKMLEQQEQLRALQGRQEALMAMQNSAEQALAVIEDTVVTETTGSVSGLSITSELNDELNDLIQRFHNQLHDSQTKAVPDNRRQAESLSLSREVCWSRAPQAVGPPRHRPLLHSASGPHTGLDTGATAASAKLTKLQELQDKKQTMDKILQELHSLRDQTLNNNNSCRGLSTQCSLSMGGSSDCPSALCSNGASASTPFHPSLSQRQDSSNSTDKLRKLKEVHKRLNELRELVQYYEQTSDMMVDAVNENVKEEDDDEEEDEEDETEDGSMFEAMFDSEQENRQPVTNIRNPQRSGNWTDLNSLTNRRSVRSSGTNNRDGRLNTECEINNRSAANLRSLNIPSAIECQYNRDTPYNQVKDDDDDEDGLDNDEGAQAVAPDSEASGSSRRSSLGNNGGFAQKVHRHTAKQKLRQLQELVAMVQSDDTDGTTANEDEALHQQPNNTRATMTGSLAAGSKQNPRELALSSKARYSTREKLYEEKLRQQKQELKQLHEERQRLIEIQGKIQDLQWACPDLQSSVSSTVSQQGLLRKVPVAVSTPATVLASSSSGPKTNSAALKPTAPEAATSSVTDNELWSEMRRHQILREELRQRRKHLESLMAEHQRRNGLSDSSRRIDDSEGPATPSQPVSRDERTMATWGSTPCHLEEDDDDEDEDEYHSEMGAEEEEEQEECSESSSDDDIHIYSSSRNQCSYSNRKNQESNLKPPPAFSGEGSVNPSLPNKTKAKQQQQQQSRSLNQSGTSEHGGTRRQENLRWASELSFTEGSCQWQEQVSQLQRQLDFSTSMCHSLLQDQQTLSYMLQTLLTGQYSVLPNNLSSPQVHLVMHQLNQCYTQLAWQQNNIQRLKQVLNDLLRQQQQQASSSTAGWQTQKRDSSQESSYAPSASPGVFLPFSTTLHPSTNNMSTAALSPFPPGFNLYPLFPAPMGEFPQGAASQATPDQRKQQLDPNTSIRTEYMSFPPPLQRSPLNTSTERGPAGWLKTSCANNSFQHQQSKTEPQESLPSSPTFACRHPRPQEFDRASQESFSSMPDPVDPTTITKTFKAGRKASAQANLASRSKTPNSKSRRRRSKGHNKNSEGHESDSVSSTEDFVQERAALSRQRDQNKSLLDKLTQEKLDSKTKLGNKRNDLSSAYAWRTPFLSNRIACTEAPDASSDFSLFEALRETIYSEVATLISQNESRPHFLIELFHELQLLNTDYLRQRALYSLQDIVTRHLSEKSAAEDQLLPLGPVTWAAGSQSELTPSESLATSDAEMVEKNLRVPQDKIKKRDDAESVDNDSTMSTSSNLEPFANDDLGNTVIHLDKALARIREYERMKLKAEFNPCNASSAGAGGSEVSIAVHPSSNSADPLEGGAAGDMRCPQIDTQQLDRQIKAIMTEVIPFLKENMDEVCSLQLLTSVRRMVLTLTQQNDESKEFVRFFHRQLGGILQDSLSKFVGRTLKDCGEDLLVEISEILFNELAFFRLMQDLDNSSSIALAAKHRNKKRADHPSRARHGLKENTVAGGDKSKSSAYTDEDKDQDEAEQEEDSTLQDLYLQTETKNCRSSEASEVEEEDEDEGDGQGIPLSISLSKAETQALTNYGSGEDENEEEEMEEFEAGPVDVQTSLQASADGQVEQEGTTTSETQATKAQQRSLENDDEINKSVGSVDSTVEDRDMAECQRPEEESQVGAAAASEESCREVSRDQDVPKESIPTSSPDTDSPVMINVDEMGSGNTSQKSDEEDFVKVDDLPLQLAVMCEEELQKRIVEEQQNNNLSVEILSGNTESLTGLVGNAQALKEPDPVSAQGV, from the exons ATGGCAACTGGAGGCACTCCTTTAGATGACAGTGCAGAAGAGCTGCACAATTGGACTGTAACCAATGGCAGTCTGGAAGATAGACTCAACAACCTG GACTGGGGTGTTCAGCAGAAGAAAGCCAACCGATCTTcagagaagaacaagaagaagctGTCAGCTGTTGTGGTGGAGAGCCGTCTGACTAATGATATTTCGCCGGAGTCCACCCCTGGGGCCAGTCGCAGGAGAGCACGCACTCCTCATTCCTTTCCCCACATCAAATACACCACCCAGATGTCTGTCCCAGACCAGGCTGAGCTGGACAAGCTGCGTCAGAGAATCAATTTCACAGACTTGGATGAG AGGAGCATTGGCAGTGACTGCCAAGGACGTGCCACAGCTGCCAACAACCAGCGGCAGTTCGCTGGAGAGAACAAGAAGGCCTACAACTTCCTACCTCTGCATGTAAACACTAACAAAAGCAAGGAACAGCTAcatccctcctcctctgccCCAGCCACACCAGCGATCACCAAGGAAACTAAGAAGCAGAGCCCAGGACTCAGGGATACGTTAACCCCTTTGGTTCCTACCAAGGAAACTCCAAGGCTCAGCCGTGGTGGTACTGAGAGAGGGTCCTTAGCACACAGAGAATATGGGAGAGAAGAGCTGAGAATAGACAGCAGCCAG GTGGTGAGCAAACTGGTACAGATCCGCGAGTACATCAGTAAGGCCAGCTCCATGCGGGATGACCTGGTGGAGAAGAATGATGTGCCGGCCAACGTGGAGCGTCTCTCCCATCTCATCGACCACCTCAAGGAGCAGGAAAAGTCCTATTTACggttcctgcagaaaatgctg ACACGGGAGAATGATGAGGACGATGTGGGGACCCTGGATTCTGCAGTGGGCTCAGGTTCACTGGCAGAGAGCACTTCTCTAAACATTGAGGTCCGCTCTTCAGATGCCTCAAATGCAACG GGCGGTAGGCCAGAAACAGTGCGAGCTGACCAAAAGGAAGAGTTGGAGAATCTGCGTAAGCAGCACGAGCTGCTGAAGAAGATGCtggagcagcaggagcagctcaGGGCCCTGCAGGGCAGACAGGAAGCACTAATGGCCATGCAGAACAGTGCAGAGCAGGCACTTGCTGTGATTGAAGACACTG tTGTCACAGAAACCACAGGCAGTGTTTCAGGCCTGAGCATCACGTCTGAACTGAACGATGAGTTGAACGATTTGATCCAGAGGTTCCACAACCAGCTACACGATTCTCAG ACTAAAGCAGTTCCAGACAACCGTCGCCAGGCAGAGAGCCTTTCCCTCTCTAGAGAGGTGTGCTGGTCTAGGGCTCCCCAGGCTGTTGGTCCACCTCGGCACAGGCCTCTCCTCCACTCTGCTTCTGGTCCCCACACTGGCCTAGACACAGGGGCAACAGCTGCCAGTGCCAAACTCACTAAGCTCCAAGAACTCCAAGACAAAAAGCAAACCATGGACAAGATCCTGCAGGAGCTGCATTCACTCAGAGACCAGactctcaacaacaacaactcgt GTCGTGGCTTGTCAACACAGTGCAGTCTGAGTATGGGAGGATCTTCAGATTGTCCATCTGCGCTCTGCTCTAATGGGGCCTCAGCTTCTACTCCCTTTCATCCTTCACTCTCGCAGCGCCAGGACAGCTCCAATTCCACAGACAAGCTCAg GAAGCTAAAGGAGGTTCACAAGCGTTTAAACGAGCTGCGGGAATTGGTTCAGTACTACGAACAGACCTCTGATATGATGGTGGATGCCGTCAATGAAAATGTGaaagaggaggatgatgatgaggaagaggatgaggaaGATGAGACAGAGGACGGTTCTATGTTTGAGGCCATGTTTGACTCTGAGCAGGAGAACCGCCAGCCTGTAACTAACATCAg AAACCCACAGCGCAGTGGGAACTGGACAGACTTGAACAGCCTGACCAACAGGCGCAGTGTCAGGAGCAGTGGCACTAACAACCGAGATGGCAGACTCAACACTGAGTGTGAGATCAACAACCGTTCAGCAGCCAACCTGCGCAGCCTCAACATCCCCTCAGCCATAG AGTGCCAGTACAATAGGGACACCCCCTATAATCAGGTGAAGGATGACGATGACGATGAAGACGGTCTTGATAATGATgaaggggcacaggctgtggcTCCAGACAGTGAGGCTTCAGGGTCCAGTCGAAGAAGCAGTCTGGGGAACAATGGCGGTTTTGCCCAGAAGGTTCATCGGCACACAGCGAAGCAGAAACTCCGGCAGCTTCAGGAGCTGGTGGCCATGGTTCAG aGTGACGACACTGATGGCACAACAGCTAATGAGGACGAAGCTTTACACCAACAGCCAAATAATACCAGAGCTACTATGACTGGGTCGCTGGCAGCCGGGTCTAAACAGAATCCCAGAGAACTCGCTCTTTCCAGCAAGGCCAGGTACAGTACAAG GGAGAAGCTGTATGAGGAGAAGCTGCGTCAACAAAAGCAGGAGCTAAAGCAGCTCCATGAAGAGCGCCAGAGGCTTATTGAAATCCAAGGCAAGATCCAGGACCTGCAATGGGCTTGCCCTGACCTCCAG TCATCTGTGTCCAGCACAGTGAGTCAGCAGGGCTTGCTGAGGAAGGTTCCAGTTGCAGTTTCCACTCCGGCCACTGTCCtggcttcctcctcctctggacCCAAAACCAACTCTGCTGCGCTCAAACCCACTGCTCCTGAAGCGGCTACTTCTTCAGTCACTGACAATGAG CTATGGTCTGAGATGCGTCGCCACCAGATCTTGCGAGAAGAACTGCGACAGCGCAGAAAGCACCTGGAGTCCTTGATGGCTGAACACCAGAGGCGTAATGGTCTCAGTGACTCTTCAAGGCGGATTGATGACTCAGAAGGCCCTGCTACACCCTCACAGCCTGTTAGTAGGGATGAAAG GACAATGGCTACCTGGGGTTCCACTCCCTGCCACCTTGAGGAGGATGACGATGATGAAGACGAGGATGAATATCACTCAGAGATGGGTgccgaggaggaagaggagcaagAAGAATGTTCAGAGAGCAGCTCTGATGACGACATCCACATCTACTCATCCAGTAGGAACCAGTGCTCCTACAGCAACAGGAAGAATCAAGAAAG caACCTAAAGCCTCCACCAGCCTTCTCAGGTGAAGGTAGTGTGAATCCATCTCTTCCTAACAAGACTAAGGccaagcagcaacaacagcagcagtccAGAAGTTTGAACCAGTCTGGGACGAGCGAGCATGGTGGTACACGACGACAAGAGAACCTGCGCTGGGCCTCTGAGCTGTCTTTCACCGAGGGCTCATGTCAGTGGCAGGAACAGGTCAGCCAGCTGCAGAGACAGCTGGACTTCAGCACCAGCATGTGCCATTCACTCCTGCAGGACCAGCAG ACACTCTCTTACATGTTGCAAACCCTGCTGACGGGTCAGTACAGTGTGTTACCCAACAACCTGTCATCACCACAGGTCCACCTGGTCATGCACCAGCTCAACCAGTGTTACACCCAGCTGGCTTGGCAGCAAAACAACATACAAAG ACTAAAGCAGGTCCTTAATGACCTccttcgccagcagcagcaacaggcTTCCTCTTCAACAGCAGGTTGGCAGACACAGAAGCGTGACTCGTCACAGGAATCCAGCTACGCTCCCTCAGCCTCCCCTGGTGTCTTCCTCCCCTTTTCCACTACCCTGCATCCTTCAACCAACAACATGTCAACTGCTGCCTTATCCCCATTCCCTCCTG GCTTTAACTTATATCCACTCTTCCCTGCTCCCATGGGGGAGTTCCCTCAGGGTGCTGCAAGTCAGGCAACCCCTGACCAACGGAAGCAGCAATTAGACCCCAACACCTCAATCAGAACCGAGTACATGAGTTTCCCTCCTCCACTGCAGCGCTCTCCTCTTAACACCTCTACAGAGAGAGG CCCGGCTGGCTGGCTTAAAACCTCCTGCGCAAACAACTCTTTCCAGCATCAGCAATCTAAAACGGAGCCCCAAGAGTCgctcccctcctcccccacttTTGCCTGCCGCCACCCCCGGCCTCAAGAATTTGACAGGGCATCACAGGAAAGCTTCAGCAGCATGCCTGATCCTGTGGATCCCACCACCATCACAAAGACTTTTAAGGCCGGGCGCAAGGCCTCTGCACAAGCCAACCTGGCCTCCCGAAGCAAGACCCCCAATTCCAAAAGTCGTCGCAGGAGGAGCAAAGGGCACAACAAGAACAGTGAAG GCCATGAGAGTGACAGTGTTAGCAGCACTGAAGACTTTGTCCAGGAGAGGGCAGCCCTGTCTCGTCAGAGGGATCAGAATAAGAGTCTGTTGGACAAGCTGACTCAAGAGAAACTTGACAGCAAAACTAAGCTTGGGAACAAACGAAACGACCTCTCCTCTG CCTATGCTTGGAGAACACCCTTCCTCTCTAATAGAATTGCATGCACAGAAGCACCAG ATGCAAGCAGCGACTTCTCACTGTTCGAGGCTCTGAGGGAGACCATCTACTCTGAGGTCGCTACTTTGATATCCCAGAATGAGTCCCGTCCCCACTTTCTTATCGAGCTCTTCCATGAGCTTCAGCTGCTCAACACGGATTACTTACGGCAGAGGGCGCTGTATTCCCTACAG GATATAGTGACCAGGCACCTGTCAGAGAAGAGTGCAGCTGAGGACCAGTTGCTCCCTCTTGGCCCTGTGACGTGGGCTGCAGGCTCTCAGTCTGAGCTCACACCCAGTGAGAGTCTGGCAACCAGTGATGCG GAGATGGTGGAGAAAAACTTGAGGGTCCCACAGGACAAAATAAAGAAGAGGGATGATGCAGAATCTGTGGACAACGACAGCACCATGTCAACCTCCTCCAACCTGGAACCATTTGCTAACGATGACCTGG GCAACACGGTGATTCACTTAGACAAAGCTCTGGCCAGGATTAGGGAGTATGAGCGCATGAAGCTTAAAGCTGAGTTTAACCCCTgcaacgccagctctgcaggtGCAGGTGGCTCTGAAGTCTCAATTGCTGTACATCCTTCTTCTAACTCCGCTGACCCACTGGAAG GAGGTGCAGCCGGTGATATGCGCTGCCCTCAGATTGACACCCAGCAGTTGGATCGTCAGATCAAAGCCATCATGACCGAAGTCATTCCTTTCCTTAAG GAGAACATGGATGAGGTGTGCTCCCTCCAGCTGTTGACATCTGTGCGGCGCATGGTCCTGACTCTCACCCAACAGAATGATGAAAGCAAGGAGTTTGTCCGCTTTTTCCACAGGCAGCTGGGAGGCATACTGCAG GACTCTCTTAGCAAATTTGTGGGCCGTACTCTGAAGGACTGTGGGGAGGACCTTCTGGTGGAGATCTCGGAGATCCTCTTCAATGAACTCGCCTTCTTTAGGCTCATGCAGGATTtggacaacagcagcagcatcgCCTTGGCAGCCAAACACCGAAATAAGAAGAGGGCTGATCATCCCAGTAGAGCAAGGCACGGTCTCAAG GAAAATACAGTAGCTGGTGGTGATAAATCAAAGTCTTCAGCCTACACAGATGAAGACAAG GACCAAGATGAGGCTGAGCAGGAAGAAGATTCTACCCTCCAGGACCTTTACctgcagacagagacaaagaactgcAGGAGCAGTGAAGCTTCGGAGGTggaagaggaagatgaggatGAAGGGGATGGGCAGGGAATCCCCCTGTCAATca GTCTTTCCAAAGCAGAGACTCAGGCCCTGACCAACTACGGCAGTGGAGAGGATgagaatgaggaggaggaaatggAGGAGTTTGAAGCCGGACCCGTTGATGTCCAAACATCCTTGCAGGCTTCTGCTGATGGACAGGTGGAGCAGGAG GGGACGACGACCAGCGAAACCCAGGCGACTAAAGCTCAACAGAGGAGTCTAGAGAACGATGATG AAATCAACAAGTCAGTTGGGAGCGTGGATTCCACAGTCGAGGACCGTGACATGGCGGAGTGCCAGAGACCTGAGGAGGAGAGTCAAGTTGGGGCGGCTGCTGCCTCAGAAGAAAGCTGTCGTGAAGTCTCCCGTGATCAGGATGTCCCCAAGGAGTCGATCCCAACGAGCAGCCCTGACACGGACTCCCCCGTCATGATCAATGTCGAC GAGATGGGCTCCGGTAACACCAGTCAGAAATCTGATGAGGAAGACTTTGTGAAGGTGGATGACTTACCGTTGCAGCTTGCAGTCATGTGTGAG GAGGAACTACAGAAGAGAATAGTGGAGGAGCAGCAGAATAACAACCTGTCTGTGGAGATCCTCAGTGGGAACACTGAATCTCTGACTGGGCTGGTGGGAAACGCACAGGCACTGAAGGAACCAG ACCCCGTGAGTGCCCAGGGCGTGTAA